A genomic region of Papaver somniferum cultivar HN1 chromosome 7, ASM357369v1, whole genome shotgun sequence contains the following coding sequences:
- the LOC113298463 gene encoding lysine-rich arabinogalactan protein 19-like: MGSHYWVFILACFLISSGTARAQSSTAAAPSNPPTTEVQPPMTAVGVAPSTPTTTATPVSSPTPKSQPLSTPVLPPTLPPIQSPPPLLVPSKPPALPPSSPPLLQPALPPPKISPSPATVPSAPPHPVPAPAPAKETPAPAPAKEAPVPSPSQISVPAPAPSSELVPAPAPAPTKSKKKKHKHKKHHHARAPAPLMVSPPAPPTVDSEVEVAPAPSPDMSGGIMQYQLGGLLGTWARIGLLAVLVLLATIG, from the exons ATGGGTTCACATTATTGGGTCTTTATCTTGGCCTGCTTCTTGATCTCAAGCGGCACCGCTCGTGCACAATCTTCTACAGCTGCTGCACCTTCTAATCCACCAACTACAGAGGTACAACCACCAATGACCGCTGTAGGAGTTGCTCCCTCCACCCCTACAACCACCGCCACTCCTGTATCATCACCAACTCCTAAATCACAACCACTTTCAACTCCAGTTCTTCCTCCAACACTGCCCCCGATTCAAAGTCCGCCTCCTTTATTAGTTCCATCGAAACCACCAGCATTGCCACCCTCATCTCCACCTCTGCTACAACCCGCTTTACCTCCACCAAAGATATCCCCTTCTCCAGCAACCGTGCCATCTGCACCACCTCATCCTGTACCTGCACCTGCACCAGCGAAGGAGACACCAGCTCCAGCACCAGCTAAGGAAGCGCCGgttccttcaccttcacaaataTCAGTGCCAGCACCAGCACCATCATCAGAATTGGTACCTGCACCTGCGCCTGCTCCTACAAAAAGTAAGAAGAAGAAACATAAGCACAAGAAACATCATCATGCACGAGCACCAGCTCCATTAATGGTAAGTCCACCGGCACCACCAACAGTTGACTCAGAGGTTGAAGTGGCTCCAGCACCATCACCTGATATG AGTGGAGGTATAATGCAATATCAACTAGGAGGACTGCTTGGAACATGGGCCAGAATTGGATTATTAGCTGTTCTTGTTTTATTGGCTACTATTGGTTAA
- the LOC113298464 gene encoding tRNA(adenine(34)) deaminase, chloroplastic-like → MYNIYSSSTVGIRSKGSLCLSINDYYSSNEKCPSSLCLPCSCCSISIYGYGVPIVNTKYLYGFRQSSLIHCSASRKLILGGGGGCSDRYRRLQDCNSDLVCNGGSYYSLKESSRQKERERGIARRGRRIICMGWEEKSESFDCSDGNVEAMLSLLTEDIGESILDAEWRKNRSRTVDLQGERRSRVSECVNEGNKYVDSGSSEGYSKCNCQSVKNNSREEGRQHFGGMKSSFKKVDNGGVRKERLIRSSCYSEGLPMKSKRELRDVNECVKEENKYIECGSSERNSTRESESVKIKLREEGSLRGEHLNSRKERSSSTSSNWSRRCPKDTKNINVGECTKEERKYVESGSLGKISNCEYGAATNKSREEGCRSTGEMGVFTRGGNQGLRKEGSSCSSYYSAASSGDIDEIHGSNTVSQVEHERFVGEPSSNYKFEESRKTDEGLFTDDVKKKCMKYESDGRTYEEASRKGRTLVGRDETSIRIDGALRNDEHKIMEVKDRASRSQERSDSRDNNSIQSIDFVENTRNERSRKGHQAVQQSRFQEQSQISDIQNRVNRSSYSSQNTLSEREEKITEAVNLVVEARERNTRVDNQIIGLSESTGKSQQVSQISGIHGSDTRWSSGSQRVHETNTKNREENSSSLEGSFQEAKEQRTQADQEVVEVTKSDYESHDATNVSVISAFDAELFSSSQKLQVTRMSTQEENSTSHVDMALEAREGNQTGQRVTGQVWSVKESQRPSRTSGFRESSNEEGSSSQTALDLVHHAGEQEIGTQKVDRRNLQVMVTPPSSQLVGRHSTETLLNQRPSNHSAIREDPPQEEVPASRQELDGGTSTNEIYAGHSNLVINDDVLVSANRLEASSTMFVGEFMEKLRGETSTSEFVEGRTSSQSNQQVSEDFQSQVDSSRRSSFLSGRKGPSDEMWHVSGSSKIEAPIEAKSMKENTIVRSTNRSLWGVVSDIVRLRWGARSETHNSTNKSGGRSSPNESGVSEARFSSNEPDENDDENAKKSKRGTPKRSRSSDLPHPRKPPTQTQGDTYEVMVPHENLMEGEAYTTSSSIGRGSASQVVSSASNEDRLNLEGVKTGQVTPPSIKAADSSVPLLKRRLIRSPPVEAKMLESNIEVSTSGSKETADEQLSEKPTKAMETGRKDGDSKQKKFERNKQVLKDRFEEWEEAYIIESEQKKMDEMFMREALMEAKKAADTWEVPVGAVLVHNGKIIARGCNLVEELRDSTAHAEMICIREASNVLRTWRLAETTLYVTLEPCAMCAGAILQARVDTVVWGAPNKLLGADGSWVRLFPTGSEGKISSDLTNQLTGPVHPFHPKMTIRRGILSTECADIMQQFFQLRRRTKEKKSDSPPPPPPPSYLTISGHPSKIITKMHDVFHIMFCL, encoded by the exons ATGTACAACATATATAGTAGCTCAACTGTAGGGATAAGAAGTAAGGGTTCTCTATGTTTATCCATAAATGATTATTATTCATCAAATGAGAAGTGTCCATCTTCATTATGTTTACCATGCTCTTGTTGTTCAATCTCAATTTATGGGTATGGAGTACCGATAGTAAACACTAAATATCTATATGGGTTTAGACAATCCAGTTTGATTCACTGTTCAGCTTCTAGGAAATTAAttttaggtggtggtggtggttgtagcGATCGTTATAGGCGATTACAGGATTGTAACTCAGATTTAGTGTGTAATGGAGGCTCCTATTATTCTCTCAAAGAGAGCAGTAGGCAAAAGGAGAGGGAAAGGGGGATTGCTAGGAGAGGGAGAAGAATTATCTGTATGGGTTGGGAGGAAAAAAGTGAGTCTTTTGATTGTAGTGATGGAAATGTTGAAGCAATGCTTAGTTTATTGACTGAAGACATTGGTGAAAGTATTTTAGATGCTGAATGGCGTAAGAATAGATCAAGGACTGTGGATCTTCAAGGGGAGAGAAGGAGTAGGGTTAGTGAGTGTGTTAATGAAGGGAATAAGTATGTTGATTCTGGTTCTTCGGAGGGGTATTCAAAGTGTAATTGTCAATCTGTTAAAAATAACTCGAGGGAAGAAGGTCGCCAACATTTTGGAGGAATGAAAAGTTCTTTTAAGAAGGTCGATAATGGTGGGGTGAGAAAAGAAAGGCTTATTAGATCTTCATGCTACTCCGAGGGACTTCCGATGAAGAGTAAAAGAGAACTTAGAGATGTTAATGAGTGTGTGAAGGAAGAGAATAAGTATATAGAATGTGGTTCTTCGGAGAGGAATTCAACTCGTGAATCTGAATCTGTCAAaattaagttgagggaagaagGTTCTTTGAGGGGTGAACATCTTAACTCGAGGAAAGAAAGGTCTAGTAGTACTTCATCTAACTGGTCTAGGAGATGTCCAAAAGATACCAAGAACATAAATGTTGGTGAGTGTACTAAGGAGGAAAGGAAGTATGTGGAATCCGGTTCTTTGGGAAAAATCTCGAACTGTGAGTATGGAGCTGCCACAAACAAGTCGAGAGAAGAAGGTTGTAGGTCAACAGGAGAAATGGGAGTATTTACAAGGGGTGGGAACCAAGGTTTGAGGAAAGAAGGGTCTAGCTGTTCATCGTATTACTCCGCTGCGTCGTCGGGTGACATTGATGAGATTCATGGGAGCAACACAGTTAGTCAAGTTGAACATGAAAGATTTGTTGGTGAACCTTCGAGTAACTACAAGTTTGAGGAATCTAGAAAAACTGATGAGGGGCTTTTCACTGATGATGTTAAGAAAAAATGTATGAAGTATGAAAGTGATGGGAGGACATATGAAGAGgcttcaagaaaaggaaggaCTCTAGTAGGAAGGGACGAAACATCTATTAGGATAGATGGGGCTTTGAGAAATGATGAACATAAGATTATGGAAGTCAAAGATAGAGCTTCCCGTTCTCAAGAGAGATCCGATAGCAGGGATAATAATTCAATCCAATCTATTGATTTTGTTGAAAACACAAGAAATGAACGTAGCAGAAAAGGTCATCAGGCTGTTCAGCAATCAAGATTTCAAGAGCAATCTCAAATATCAGATATCCAAAATAGGGTGAATAGGAGTTCTTACAGTTCGCAAAATACGCTCAGTGAAAGGGAAGAAAAGATAACCGAAGCTGTGAATTTGGTCGTGGAAGCAAGAGAGAGAAATACTCGAGTGGATAATCAAATAATTGGCCTAAGTGAGTCAACAGGGAAGTCCCAACAAGTTAGCCAAATTTCAGGGATCCATGGTAGCGATACTAGATGGTCCTCCGGTTCACAGAGAGTTCATGAAACTAACACGAAGaacagagaagagaattcaagttCACTAGAAGGTTCATTTCAGGAGGCAAAAGAACAACGTACTCAAGCTGATCAAGAAGTTGTTGAGGTAACTAAATCAGATTATGAATCTCATGACGCCACAAATGTTTCAGTTATCAGTGCTTTTGATGCCGAACTCTTCAGCAGTTCCCAAAAGCTTCAGGTAACAAGAATGAGTACCCAAGAAGAAAATTCAACTTCACATGTAGATATGGCTCTGGAAGCAAGAGAAGGGAACCAAACGGGTCAACGAGTCACCGGACAAGTTTGGTCAGTGAAAGAGTCCCAAAGGCCTAGCAGAACATCAGGTTTCAGGGAGAGTTCTAATGAAGAGGGCTCTAGTTCACAAACAGCATTAGATTTGGTCCACCATGCTGGAGAGCAGGAAATCGGCACACAAAAGGTGGACAGGAGAAATTTACAGGTGATGGTAACTCCACCGTCGTCTCAATTGGTTGGAAGACATTCCACTGAAACTCTTTTGAACCAAAGACCTAGTAACCATTCCGCAATTCGAGAGGATCCACCGCAAGAAGAAGTTCCAGCTTCCCGCCAAGAACTGGATGGTGGAACTAGCACAAACGAGATTTATGCAGGACATTCTAATCTTGTGATCAATGATGATGTGTTGGTTTCTGCCAACCGCTTAGAAGCATCTTCCACAATGTTTGTTGGAGAGTTCATGGAGAAGCTAAGAGGTGAAACATCAACTTCTGAATTTGTTGAAGGACGGACGTCTTCTCAATCAAATCAACAAGTATCTGAAGATTTCCAGTCACAGGTGGATAGTTCAAGGCGATCATCTTTCTTATCTGGAAGAAAAGGACCCTCTGATGAAATGTGGCATGTTTCTGGCTCCTCAAAGATAGAAGCTCCTATAGAAGCCAAATCCATGAAAGAGAATACGATAGTCAGGAGTACTAACAGGTCTTTGTGGGGTGTTGTTTCAGATATTGTTCGGCTCCGGTGGGGTGCACGTTCCGAAACTCATAATTCAACTAACAAATCTGGTGGTAGGAGTTCCCCAAATGAATCAGGTGTAAGTGAAGCGCGGTTCTCTAGCAACGAgcctgatgaaaatgatgatgagaaTGCTAAGAAGTCAAAAAGAGGTACACCAAAAAGATCCAGATCTTCTGATCTACCTCATCCAAGAAAACCTCCGACTCAAACCCAAGGAGACACCTACGAAGTGATGGTTCCCCATGAAAACCTAATGGAAGGTGAGGCTTATACAACATCGTCTTCGATTGGGAGAGGTTCAGCATCTCAAGTTGTTTCTTCAGCATCCAACGAGGACAGATTGAACTTGGAAGGTGTAAAGACGGGTCAAGTGACTCCTCCCAGTATCAAAGCAGCAGATTCTTCTGTACCATTACTTAAGAGGCGCTTGATAAGATCTCCTCCTGTGGAAGCAAAAATGCTGGAGAGTAATATTGAGGTGTCCACAAGTGGGTCAAAGGAGACGGCGGATGAACAACTGAGTGAGAAGCCAACCAAAGCCATGGAAACTGGAAGGAAGGATGGGGATTCGAAGCAGAAGAAATTCGAAAGAAATAAGCAAGTACTAAAAGACAGATTTGAAGAATGGGAAGAAGCGTATATCATTGAAAGTGAACAGAAAAAAATGGATGAAATGTTTATGAGGGAAGCATTAATGGAAGCGAAGAAAGCTGCTGACACCTGGGAGGTTCCGGTGGGTGCCGTGCTTGTGCACAATGGAAAAATTATTGCTCGTGGGTGCAACTT AGTGGAAGAGTTGAGAGATTCAACTGCCCATGCGGAAATGATTTGCATACGTGAAGCCTCAAACGTACTTCGGACATGGAGACTTGCG GAAACGACACTATATGTTACTCTTGAACCCTGCGCAATGTGTGCTGGTGCAATCCTTCAAGCTAGAGTCGATACTGTGGTATGGGGAGCTCCAAATAAGCTTTTAGGTGCCGATGGCAGTTGGGTCAG ACTATTTCCTACTGGGAGTGAAGGCAAAATCAGTTCCGATCTTACAAATCAGCTAACTGGTCCAGTCCACCCATTCCACCCGAAAATGACAATCAGGCGTGGAATCCTATCAACTGAGTGTGCAGATATTATGCAACAATTCTTCCAGCTAAGGAGGAGGACAAAGGAGAAGAAATCAgactcaccaccaccaccaccaccaccatcttacTTGACTATTTCAGGCCATCCATCGAAAATTATCACCAAGATGCATGATGTGTTTCACATTATGTTCTGCTTGTAG